From Daucus carota subsp. sativus chromosome 6, DH1 v3.0, whole genome shotgun sequence, the proteins below share one genomic window:
- the LOC108192831 gene encoding la-related protein 1C isoform X1: MAASSESIAPCLSVSEDNAAATKSSASSSPWMKPVNGVVEPVMGRDSWPTITESTRYPLLVKSSSDPPDAAAAAASSLSVSVSKGSVKSNAHQKADTNGSPNSSNHNAHPHPVRQRPSKRGGGAAGGSVQSGFSRPIPPSPTPPPFPIPFGLLPPMMDLQVREPPFKGNTWESRPVGGVGSQSNNGNDHSSQRHPSRRGNYGSRPRGDGMHYNGHGGRRDQDRNWNPPRNSTARDVHMHQMAPPPPPPPRFMRPGLPGSTPFIPLPHVYGNPMPFEFVRPILYGPPLPPESLRGVPLIPSQVPPPVVFPFVDPNLPSLLVNQIDYYFSDDNLVKDEFLRSKMDEQGWVNISVIANFRRVLSLTSNVQLILDALGTSTVVEVQGDKIRRRDNWKKWISPSRQVDPDSALSSPIQLIDKVLETSIQNITLDESDSSKLRTVETGDAHLEVFPGKISGEATSSQTKVGNGVDTAGEV, encoded by the exons ATGGCGGCATCCAGCGAATCGATCGCTCCTTGTTTATCGGTTTCTGAAGACAATGCTGCAGCGACAAAGTCGTCGGCGTCGTCGTCTCCTTGGATGAAACCTGTAAACGGCGTCGTGGAGCCTGTCATGGGGAGAGACTCGTGGCCTACCATTACTGAGTCCACTCGCTATCCGCTGCTCGTTAAGTCTTCTTCTGATCCACCCGATGCTGCAGCAGCAGCGGCGTCGTCGCTTTCTGTTTCCGTTTCTAAG GGATCTGTCAAATCAAATGCGCATCAAAAAGCTGACACCAATGGGAGCCCTAATTCGTCTAATCACAATGCACACCCACATCCTGTGCGACAAAGGCCAAGCAAGAGAGGTGGTGGTGCAGCTGGTGGATCAGTACAGAGTGGCTTTAGTCGACCAATACCCCCATCTCCAACACCACCCCCATTCCCAATACCTTTTGGTTTGTTACCACCAATGATGGATCTACAAGTTAGAGAGCCTCCATTTAAGGGCAATACCTGGGAAAGCAGACCAGTCGGAGGGGTTGGGTCTCAGTCAAACAATGGAAATGATCACTCATCACAACGGCATCCCTCCAGGAGAGGAAACTATGGCTCCCGTCCCCGTGGAGATGGAATGCATTATAATGGTCATGGGGGAAGGCGTGATCAAGACCGTAACTGGAATCCTCCCCGGAATTCTACTGCAAGGGATGTTCATATGCATCAAATGGCTCCTCCCCCACCTCCCCCTCCTCGCTTTATGAGACCAGGACTCCCGGGTTCTACGCCATTCATTCCACTCCCACATGTGTATGGGAATCCCATGCCTTTTG AATTTGTCCGGCCCATTCTGTACGGTCCACCATTGCCACCAGAGTCGTTAAGGGGCGTTCCGTTGATTCCTTCACAGGTTCCCCCACCGGTGGTTTTTCCTTTTGTTGATCCTAATCTACCTTCTCTATTAGTCAATCAGATCGACTATTATTTCAG TGATGATAATCTGGTGAAAGACGAATTCTTAAGGTCAAAAATGGATGAACAAGGATGGGTGAATATTAGTGTAATAGCCAACTTTCGACGG GTTCTGAGTTTGACAAGCAATGTCCAGCTGATCTTGGATGCTTTGGGAACATCAACAGTTGTTGAAGTACAG GGGGACAAGATTAGAAGGCGTGACAACTGGAAGAAATGGATATCCCCATCAAGACAGGTTGACCCTGACTCTGCATTATCTTCTCCCATTCAATTGATTGATAAAGTGCTGGAAACTTCCATTCAGAATATCACACTAGATGAGTCCGATTCTAGCAAACTCAGGACTGTGGAAACCGGGGATGCTCACTTGGAGGTGTTTCCTGGGAAAATATCtggtgaagcaacaagttctcaGACCAAAGTAGGTAATGGGGTGGATACTGCTGGAGAAGTGTAA
- the LOC108192831 gene encoding la-related protein 1C isoform X2, producing MAASSESIAPCLSVSEDNAAATKSSASSSPWMKPVNGVVEPVMGRDSWPTITESTRYPLLVKSSSDPPDAAAAAASSLSVSVSKGSVKSNAHQKADTNGSPNSSNHNAHPHPVRQRPSKRGGGAAGGSVQSGFSRPIPPSPTPPPFPIPFGLLPPMMDLQVREPPFKGNTWESRPVGGVGSQSNNGNDHSSQRHPSRRGNYGSRPRGDGMHYNGHGGRRDQDRNWNPPRNSTARDVHMHQMAPPPPPPPRFMRPGLPGSTPFIPLPHVYGNPMPFEFVRPILYGPPLPPESLRGVPLIPSQVPPPVVFPFVDPNLPSLLVNQIDYYFSDDNLVKDEFLRSKMDEQGWVNISVIANFRRVLSLTSNVQLILDALGTSTVVEVQGDKIRRRDNWKKWISPSRQNITLDESDSSKLRTVETGDAHLEVFPGKISGEATSSQTKVGNGVDTAGEV from the exons ATGGCGGCATCCAGCGAATCGATCGCTCCTTGTTTATCGGTTTCTGAAGACAATGCTGCAGCGACAAAGTCGTCGGCGTCGTCGTCTCCTTGGATGAAACCTGTAAACGGCGTCGTGGAGCCTGTCATGGGGAGAGACTCGTGGCCTACCATTACTGAGTCCACTCGCTATCCGCTGCTCGTTAAGTCTTCTTCTGATCCACCCGATGCTGCAGCAGCAGCGGCGTCGTCGCTTTCTGTTTCCGTTTCTAAG GGATCTGTCAAATCAAATGCGCATCAAAAAGCTGACACCAATGGGAGCCCTAATTCGTCTAATCACAATGCACACCCACATCCTGTGCGACAAAGGCCAAGCAAGAGAGGTGGTGGTGCAGCTGGTGGATCAGTACAGAGTGGCTTTAGTCGACCAATACCCCCATCTCCAACACCACCCCCATTCCCAATACCTTTTGGTTTGTTACCACCAATGATGGATCTACAAGTTAGAGAGCCTCCATTTAAGGGCAATACCTGGGAAAGCAGACCAGTCGGAGGGGTTGGGTCTCAGTCAAACAATGGAAATGATCACTCATCACAACGGCATCCCTCCAGGAGAGGAAACTATGGCTCCCGTCCCCGTGGAGATGGAATGCATTATAATGGTCATGGGGGAAGGCGTGATCAAGACCGTAACTGGAATCCTCCCCGGAATTCTACTGCAAGGGATGTTCATATGCATCAAATGGCTCCTCCCCCACCTCCCCCTCCTCGCTTTATGAGACCAGGACTCCCGGGTTCTACGCCATTCATTCCACTCCCACATGTGTATGGGAATCCCATGCCTTTTG AATTTGTCCGGCCCATTCTGTACGGTCCACCATTGCCACCAGAGTCGTTAAGGGGCGTTCCGTTGATTCCTTCACAGGTTCCCCCACCGGTGGTTTTTCCTTTTGTTGATCCTAATCTACCTTCTCTATTAGTCAATCAGATCGACTATTATTTCAG TGATGATAATCTGGTGAAAGACGAATTCTTAAGGTCAAAAATGGATGAACAAGGATGGGTGAATATTAGTGTAATAGCCAACTTTCGACGG GTTCTGAGTTTGACAAGCAATGTCCAGCTGATCTTGGATGCTTTGGGAACATCAACAGTTGTTGAAGTACAG GGGGACAAGATTAGAAGGCGTGACAACTGGAAGAAATGGATATCCCCATCAAGACAG AATATCACACTAGATGAGTCCGATTCTAGCAAACTCAGGACTGTGGAAACCGGGGATGCTCACTTGGAGGTGTTTCCTGGGAAAATATCtggtgaagcaacaagttctcaGACCAAAGTAGGTAATGGGGTGGATACTGCTGGAGAAGTGTAA
- the LOC108226461 gene encoding bZIP transcription factor 27 produces the protein MEDLWGNIISPPCLHNPNPRTKSPSFHDFFNSKHPYLDDPTLLLPPHRHPSNTQMPSLSKKRASSPDSAGERRRKRLIKNRESADRSRARRMAYTNELEQEIEDLKRENASLRAQLKEGKPRPHQEKAGGISSTAAATNQKLHSTKGNSLCRTLTAPF, from the exons ATGGAAGACCTTTGGGGAAATATAATAAGCCCGCCTTGTCTTCACAATCCAAACCCTAGAACTAAATCACCCAGTTTCCATGATTTCTTCAACTCCAAACATCCCTACTTGGATGACCCAACTCTCCTCTTGCCGCCCCATCGCCACCCCTCAAACACCCAAATGCCCTCGCTTTCCAAGAAACGAGCTTCTTCCCCCGACAGCGCCGGCGAGCGCCGCCGTAAACGGCTGATCAAGAACCGAGAGTCCGCCGACAGGTCCAGAGCTAGAAGAATG GCTTACACAAACGAGCTGGAGCAAGAAATAGAGGACTTGAAGAGGGAAAATGCTAGCCTGAGAGCACAGCTAAAAGAGGGCAAACCAAGACCACACCAAGAAAAG GCAGGGGGTATTTCATCAACAGCCGCTGCCACAAATCAAAAGCTTCATTCCACAAAAGGGAACTCGCTCTGCAGAACCTTAACAGCCCCATTTTGA